CCATGAGGCCTGTCCTTCTGGGGAAAAGGGGCGGGACGATCGGGGCGTGCGAGTCCGCTGATCGTAATGGGGGAGGCGCGCAAAGTCGTAGACGGGTCACGGCCAAGAGGCGGCTGAGGACGGCCGAGAGCGTACGAGGGGCACGGCGGGAGTGGGCGGAGCCGCCGGGCGGGCGTCGTGGGTGGCCGCCGTGCCCGGACCCCGTGCCCGGTCGCCGTGCCCGGACGGCGTGCCCGGACCCCGTGCCCGGTCGCCGTGCCCGGTCGCCGTGCCCGGACCCCGTGCACGGACGCCGTGCCCGGACGGCGTGCACGGTCGGGGTGTCCACGGCAGGGAGGATGTCAAGGCAGGGAAGTCCGAGATCGGGAGTCCATGATCGGCAGACGATAATTTGTAGCGGAGATGCGCATTATCTACGCTTCCTTCCATGCGGCTGTTGCGATCCACCGACCTGGCACTACGCGTCCTCATGCGTCTCGCGGTGGCGGGCGACACCCCCGAGGCCACCCCCACCACCCGCGCCGTGGCGGCCGCGATGGAGGTCCCCTACACCCATGCGGCGAAGGTCGTGGCCGAGCTTCAGCACCTGGGTCTGCTGGAGGCGCGCCGGGGCAGGGGCGGCGGCCTGGCCCTCACCGACCGGGGCCGCACGGCCTCCGTCGGCTCGGTCGTCCGCGCCTTCGAGGGTGACGGCGACGTCGTCGACTGCGAGGGCGCCACTCCGTGCCCGCTCAGGTCGGCCTGCCGTCTGCGCGGCGCCCTGCGCCGGGCCCAGGAGGCGTTCTTCGCCTCCCTCGACCCGATCACGGTCGCGGACATCGTGGCGGAACCGACGGGGCCGTTGCTGCTGGGCATCCCCGGGTTCGCCTGACCCGGCCGCCGTGCGAGGACCGCCGACGCGCAACGGCCGGCCGCGGGGCGCCGGGAGCCGCCTTCACGTTTCCCCCATGCAATGCGGTTGAAGGCGCATCGCCGGGCCGGATTGGATGGCCCGATGGAACGCATCGAAGCAGAGCTGTTCACCGCCGGCGGCAACAACGCCGTAGTCCGCCTGCCCGGCCGGCGGTTCCCCGGAGTGCTGGTGCAGGGCGACTCCCTGCACATCCTGCGCACCGACGTGGCCGAGCTGGTGGAGGCCTGCGAGCGCGGTGACCTGGGCGACGCCCGCGACGCCGCCGGGCTCCTCCTGGCCGGCCTCGACACCCTGCTGGAGCGCTACGCGACCGCGCTCGACGAGCACGAGATCCCCCGGCCGTACTGAGCCGGGCGGCCCGCGACGGCCCGTGTACCGCGCTCGTGCGGCCCCCGCGCCCACGCGCCCCCTCCGGGCGCCCCCTCCGCGCCCGGAGGGGGCGGGCCGCCGCGCCGGCTCAGGCGCGCGCCAGCCACAGGTCGGGGCCGAACACCTCGTAGTGCACGTCCGCGGGGGCGACGCCCTTCTCGATCAGCTGCGCCCGGACCGCCCGCATGAACGGCAGTGGCCCGCACAGGTACGCGCGCGTACCCGGCGCGACGGACACGTCCGTGAGGTCGGCGAGGCCCGTCCGGGCGTGGGCCGGGGCCTCCCGTTCGTACCAGAGGTGCACGGAGGCGTCCGGCAGCTTCGCCGCGTACGCCTCGTGGTCGGTGCGCAGGGCGTGGTCCGCGGGGGAGCGGTCGGCGTGGACGACCGTCACCGGCGCGTCGTGGCCGGTGGCTGCGAGATGGGCCAGCATCGAGACGATCGGGGTGACGCCGATTCCCGCGGAGGCGAGCAGCAGGGGGGTGCCTCCCGCCTCGTCGAGGACCAGGTCGCCGTACGGCTCGGAGAGCTCGAGCACGCTGCCCGCCTCCACGTGCGCGTGGAGGTGGTTGGAGACCTCGCCCTCAGGGGTCGCCGGGCCGCCGGTCACGCGCTTGACGCTGATCCGGCGTTCGTCCGACCCCGGTGCGCCGCAGAGGCTGTACTGCCGGATCTGGCGGGCGCCGTCGGGGAGCCGCGTGCGGACGGAGACGTACTGGCCCGCGCGGAAGTCCCGCACCGGGGCGCCGTCGCGCGGACGCAGGGAGAACGTGACGACGTCCGCGGTCTCCGGGACGCGTTCCACGATCTCCCACTCACGCCAGGTCCCGGGGGTCTCCCCGCTCTCCTCGTACAGGCGGCGCTCGATGGCGATCAGGGCGTTCGCCATCAGCCAGTAGACCTCGTCCCAGGCCGCGGCGACCTCGGGCGTGACCGCCTCGCCGAGGACGTCGGCGATGGCGGCGAAGAGGTGCTCGTGGACCACCGCGTACTGCTCGGGTGCGATGCCGAGCGAGGCGTGCTTGTGCGCGATCCGGGTGAGCATCGCGTCGGGGCGGTCCTGCGGAAGGCCAGGCGCCTGCGGACGCTCGGGCGTGTGCTCGACGAGCCGCGTGGCGAAGGCGGCGATGGACCCGGCCAGGGCCTGGCGCTGGGTGCCCGCCGCCTGGTTGCCGCGGTTGAACACATCGCGCAGGAGGTCCGGATGCGCCGCGAAGAGGCCGGCGTAGAAGCGCTCGGTGATCTCGCCGATGGCCGCGCCGACGGCGGGGAGCGTGGCGCGGACGGTGGCTGCGGACTGCTCGGACAGCATCGGGGCTCCTCAAAGCTGACTCGGTGTTCTGCTGCCCGGCAACCTAGTTAAAGTCGCATCTGAGATGCAAATTAAGTGAGCCGAGTGAGACGGGGGAGGTCGGGCATTACGGATGTCGGCCCGAGCAGGCAAGATGGGCGACAGAGCAGTGCATCTGCCGGACGTGAGGTAATACATCTGCCGGACGGAAGGCGTTCAGGCCCCGGTCGCCGAGACGATCATGGTCGGCAACGCGCACGAAATGGTGTTGTGGTGTGATGCTCGGGTGCCCGACCGCCTCTGCCCGGGACGGGGTACAGGCGGCCTGACCAGCAAGGATGGGGAAGCGGAAGATGGACAAGCAGCAGGAGTTCGTGCTCCGGACGTTGGAGGAGCGCGACATCCGGTTCGTACGGCTGTGGTTCACGGACGTGCTGGGCTTCCTCAAGTCCGTCGCCGTGGCCCCGGCCGAGCTCGAACAGGCCTTCGACGAAGGCATCGGTTTCGACGGCTCCGCCATCGAGGGCTTCGCCCGGGTCTACGAGTCGGACATGATCGCGAAGCCGGACCCGTCCACCTTCCAGGTCCTTCCCTGGCGCGCGGAGGCCCCCGGTACCGCACGCATGTTCTGCGACATCCTCATGCCGGACGGTTCCCCGTCCTTCGCCGACCCCAGGTACGTGCTGAAGCGCGCCCTCGCGCGCGCCTCCGACCTGGGCTTCACCTTCTACACCCACCCCGAGATCGAGTTCTTCCTGCTGAAGAACAAGCCGACCGACGGCTCCCGCCCCACCCCGGCCGACAACTCCGGCTACTTCGACCACACCCCGCAGAACGTGGGCATGGACTTCCGCCGCCAGGCGATCACCATGCTCGAGTCGATGGGCATCTCGGTCGAGTTCTCCCACCACGAGGGAGCCCCCGGCCAGCAGGAGATCGACCTGCGCTACGCCGACGCCCTCTCCACGGCCGACAACATCATGACGTTCCGCCTGGTCATGAAGCAGGTCGCACTGGAGCAGGGAGTCCAGGCGACCTTCATGCCGAAGCCGTTCTCCGAGCACCCGGGCAGCGGCATGCACACCCACCTCTCGCTCTTCGAGGGCGACCGCAACGCCTTCTACGAGTCGGGTGCGGAGTACCAGCTCTCCAAGGTCGGCCGGTCCTTCATCGCGGGACTGCTGAAGCACGCGGCCGAGATCGCCGCCGTCACCAACCAGTGGGTCAACTCCTACAAGCGCATCTGGGGCGGCTCCGAGCGCACGGCCGGTGCGGGCGGCGAGGCCCCCTCGTACATCTGCTGGGGCCACAACAACCGCTCCGCGCTGGTGCGCGTGCCGATGTACAAGCCCGGCAAGACGGGTTCCGCCCGCATCGAGGTCCGCTCCCTCGACTCCGGCACCAACCCGTACCTGTCGTACGCCATGCTGCTCGCCGCCGGCCTCAAGGGCGTCGAGGAGGGCTACGAGCTTCCGCCGGGCGCCGAGGACGACGTCTGGGCGCTGTCCGACGCCGAACGCCGCGCCATGGGCATCGAGCCGCTCCCGCAGAACCTCGGCGAGGCGCTGGGCCTGATGGAGCGCAGCGACCTCGTCGCCGAGACCCTCGGCGAGCACGTCTTCGACTTCTTCCTGCGCAACAAGAAGGCGGAGTGGGAGGAGTACCGCTCCGAGGTCACCGCGTTCGAGCTGCGGAAGAACCTGCCGGTGCTGTAAGCGCAGCTCAGGGCGGGTTTCCCGCTGGGACGGCACGTGGGGCCGACGGTCGTGGACCGTCGGCCCCTCGGTGTCCCGCCCGGTCGCCGGCCGTCCGTGCCGGCCGGGTTCGGGCCGTCCTTGAGCCGGCGGCTTCCGGACGACCCCCGTGGTCCCGCGCCGCGGCCGGAGTCCTACCGGGCCTTCAGCTGTGCCAGCACCTGGTGCAGCGGCTCCGTCTCCCGGCGGCGGTACTCCTGGATCGCCCAGCCGTTGCCGTCGGGGTCCTTGAAATACATGAAGGTCGCTCCGTCCTGGGGCGAGAACCGCTGGGGTTCGGTGACGTCCAGGCCACGGCCCGTCAGTTCCTCGTACGCCGCCTTCGCGTCCGTCACACAGAGCTGCATGCCGTGGTACGTGCCCGGCTGCGGTGTCCCCGTGGGGACCTGGAGGCCGTCCACCAGGGCGATCGAACATCCCGAGCCGGGCGGGGTGAGCTGGACGATGCGTACGCCCTCCATGACCTCGCCGTCGAGGTCGACGTGGAAGCCGACCTTGTCGCGGTAGAACTCCTTGGCCCGGTCCACGTCGGACACCGGCAGCAGGATCACCTCTAGGGTCATGTCCATGGCTTGACTCCCTTGTCACGGCCGTCGCTGTTCGGAGAACCCGAGTCTCACAGAACCTCCGGCCCCGCAGCGTCCGAAGTTCCACAGAAGCGGAAACCGGTCCGGGGCGCCACCGAAGGGTGCGGGTTACGCTCAGGTGCGTACGACCTTGATCCGAGGGAGGGCCGGGGATGATGGCGCCGGGGCGCAGGAGCAGCACCTTCACACGGCTGCTGCGGCACGGCTTCACCGACCCCTCCGCCGCCGAGCGGTTGCTGGACGGGCCCGAGCTGTCCCCCGTGCGCAACGACCCCTTCCTGCTGGAGGCACTCGGCGGCACCGCCGATCCCGATCTCGCCCTGCACGGACTCGTCCGGCTGCTGGAGGCGCAGCCCGGGCTCACCGCCCGCCGGGAGCTGCTCGACACGCTGATAGCGGCCAAGCCGCTGCGCGACCGGCTGCTGGGGGTGCTGGGGGCGTCCGCCGCCCTCGCCGACCACCTCGCCCGGCATCCGCGGGACTGGGAGGTGCTGGTCACCTACGAGCCGCGGGACCTCCACCCCGGGGTGGAGGAGTTCGTACGGGAGCTGGCCGGGGCCACCGACCCCGTGTCGCTGCGCGTCGCCTACCGGCGGTGCCTGCTGTCCATCGCGGCGCGGGACGTGTGCGGGACGACCGATCTCGCCGAGACCGCCGCCGAGCTGGCCGATCTCGCCACCGCCACGCTGCGGGCGGCCCTGGGTCTCGCCCGGGCCGCCGCGCCCGACGACGCCGCGCTGTGCCGGCTCGCCGTCATCGCCATGGGCAAATGCGGCGGACACGAACTGAACTACGTCTCCGACGTCGACGTGATCTTCGTGGGCGAGGCAGCCGACGGGGCCGACGAGGGCAAGGCGCTGCGGGCCGCCACGAAGCTGGCCTCGCACCTGATGCGGATCTGTTCCGAGACCACCGTGGAAGGGTCCATCTGGCCCGTCGACGCCAATCTGCGGCCCGAGGGGCGCAACGGGCCGCTGGTGCGGACGCTGTCCAGTCACCTCGCCTACTACCAGCGGTGGGCCAAGACCTGGGAGTTCCAGGCGCTGTTGAAGGCGCGGCCGGTGGCCGGCGATCTGACGCTCGGCGCCGAGTACGTCGCCGCGGTCGCGCCCATGGTCTGGCAGGCCGCAGAGCGGGAGAACTTCGTCGCCGACGTGCAGAAGATGCGGCGACGGGTCGTCGAGAACATCCCGGTCGCCGAGGTGGAGCGGGAACTGAAGCTCGGGCCGGGCGGGTTGCGGGACGTCGAGTTCGCCGTACAGCTGTTGCAGCTGGTGCACGGGCGGGCCGACGCGTCGTTGCGCAGCGGCACCACGCTCGACGCCCTCCAGGCGCTCGCCGCGGGCGGCTACGTCGGACGCGCCGACGCCGAGCAACTGGACGCCGCCTACCGGTTCCTGCGGTCCATGGAGCACCGGATCCAGCTCTACCGGCTGCGGCGCACCCATCTCGTGCCCGAGGCCGAGGACGACCTGCGGCGACTGGGCCGCTCCCTCGGACTGCGCACCGACCCGGTCGTGGAGCTGGGCCAGGAATGGAAGCGGCACGCCGCCGTGGTGCGCAGGCTGCACGAGAAGCTGTTCTACCGGCCGCTGCTCGACGCCGTCGCCCAACTCGCGCCCGGTGAGACCCGGTTGAGCCCGAAGGCGGCCCGGGAACGGCTGGTCGCACTGGGCTACGCCGATCCCGCGTCCGCACTGCGCCACCTGGAGGCACTGGCCTCCGGCGTCTCGCGCAAGGCGGCCATCCAGCGCACCCTGCTGCCCGTGCTGCTGGGCTGGTTCGCGGACTCCGCCGACCCGGACGCGGGTCTGCTCAACTTCCGCAAGGTGTCGGACGCGCTCGGCAAGACGCCCTGGTACCTGCGGCTGCTGCGGGACGAGGGCGCCGCGGCGGAGAACCTCGCGCGCGTGCTGTCCGCCGGGCGGCTCGCCCCCGACCTGCTGATGCGGGCCCCGGAGGCGGTGGCGCTGCTCGGCGACGGGGACGGCGGGGGCCTCGAGCCGCGCGGGCGGGCGCACCTGGAGCAGGAGATACTCGCCGCGGTGCGCCGGGCCGACGGGGTGGTGCAGGCCGTCACCGCGGCCCGCGGGGTCCGCCGGCGTGAGCTGTTCCGGACGTCCGCTGCGGACATCGTCGCCTCCTACGGGACGGAGGCGCAGCCCGTCGAGGCCGACCAGGGCGCCCTCGTGGACCTGGTGGGCGCGGCCGTGTCCGACCTGACGGCCGCCACGCTGGCCGGTACGCTCCGCGCGGTCGTGCGGGACGGCTGGGGCGACTCGCTCCCCACCCGTTTCGCCGTCATCGGCATGGGCCGCTTCGGCGGTCATGAACTCGGCTACGGATCCGACGCCGACGTCCTGTTCGTGCACGAGCCGCGGGACGGCGTCGACGAGCGCGAGGCGGCGCAGGCCGCGAACAAGGTCGTCTCCGAGATGCGCCGCCTCCTCCAGATCCCCAGTGCCGATCCGCCGCTGCTCATCGACGCCGACCTGCGTCCGGAGGGCAAGTCGGGCCCTCTCGTACGTACCTTGAAGTCGTACGAGGCCTACTACCGCCGCTGGTCGCTCGGTTGGGAGTCGCAGGCTCTGCTGCGGGCCCAGGTCGTGGCCGGGGACGAGGAGTTGGGGCGGCGGTTCATCGAGCTGATCGACCCCCTGCGGTATCCGGCGCACGGGCTGGGCGAGGAGGCCGTGCGGGAGATCCGGCGGCTGAAGGCACGTATGGAGTCGGAGCGGCTGCCCCGGGGCGCCGATCCGAAGCTGCACACCAAACTCGGCCCGGGCGGGCTGTCCGACGTCGAGTGGACGGTGCAGCTGGTCCAGATGCGGCACGGCGCGACGGATCCGGGGCTGCGGACCACACGCACCCGTGAGGCCCTCGCCGCCGCGCGTGAGGCCGGACTCGTCCCGGAGGAGGACGCGGCGATCCTGGACGAGGCGTGGGTGCTGGCGACCCGGGTGCGCAACGCGGTGATGCTGGTGCGCGGGCGCGCCGGGGACACCTTCCCGTCCGACGCGCGGGAACTGGTCGCCGTGGGGCGGTACTTGGGGTACGGGACCGGGCTGGTGGGCGACATGCTCGACGACTACCGGCGTACCGCGCGCCGGGCCCGGAGCGTGGTGGACGAGCTGTTCTACGGCGGCTAGACGGGCAGCGGGAAGACGGGCAGGCAGGCCGGCCGGCGCGGGTCAGCGGGCAGACGTGCACCGGTCAGGGGGCAGGCCGGCACGGGTCGGCGGGCAGACGGGTACAGGTGAGCGGGTGGCCGGTGGGCCGTCCGGTGAAAGCCGTGCGGGAGTCGGCCGGAGCGCGGGCGGGCAGCGGGCGGGAGGTACCGGGGGCGAGGTGTGCGAGGGCTAGGCGACGCGCTGCGTCGGGCCGTCGGCAGGCGTTCCCGCCGATCCTCGCGCGCGTGACGACGCCCTGCTCCTGCGGGTCAGTCCCACACCCAGCAGGACCACCGCCATGCCGGCGAGCACGCGCGCGCCGATGTGCTCGTCCAGTACCACCGCGCCCAGCGCGACCGACACGACCGGGAGCAGATAGCCGACCGTCGCCGCCGCCGTGGGGCCCTCGTCCGCTATCAGGCGGTAGTTGAGGTAGAAGGTCAGGCCCGTGCCGAGGACGCCCAGCGCGGTGACGGCGAGCAGGGCCGTGACGTCCGGGTGGAGGGGGCCGGCCGCCGGGAGGGCCAGGGTGCTCCAGGCCGTGGCGGTCAGCAGCTGGGCCGCCGACATGGCCATGGGCGAGTCCGAGGCCGTCAGGTGGCGGGCCATGTAGGCGAAGGCCACGGCGTAGCTCGCCGCGGCGGCCAGCAGGTACAGGGCGGGCCGGCCGAGGAGGCCCTCGTGCTGCCAGGGGGCGAAGATCACCACGGTGCCGGCGAAGCCCAGGACGAGGCCGGTCAGCCGTACCGGGTGCAGCCCGCGGTCCGTGCCCAGGCCGACGCCGATGAGGAGGGACCAGAGCGGGGTCGTGGCGTTGAGGACGCCCGCGATGCCCGAGTCGACGTGCCGCTCCCCGAGGGCGAAGAGCGCGAAGGGCAGCGCGTTGCAGAACAGGGCGGCCACGGCGAGGTGGCGCCAGGTGGTCCGGGACCTGGGGAGGCGCTGGCCCGCCCGGCGGGCCAGGAGCAGCAGGACGGCCGTGCCCAGGGCGCACCGGGCGATGGTGATCTGGGCGGGGGTCAGCCCATGGGTCAGGGCCATTTTGATCCAGAGGAAGCCGGAGCCCCAGAAGAGGGCGAGCGCGGCCATGCGGAGTGTGGAGGCGAGGGGCATGCTCCCTACCGTCGCCCGCACCACCTGTGAGGACAAGTGAAATGTTCTGGATGGTTCGTTAAGCTGGACTGCATGATCGATGTGCGGCGAATGCAGGTGTTGCGGGCGGTCGTGGGCAGCGGCTCGGTGACGGGGGCCGCGGCCGTGCTGGGGTACACGCCGTCCGCCATCAGTCAGCAGATCGCCGCGCTGGAGAAGGAGGCGGGAGCCGCCCTTCTGGAGCGGGTCGGCCGGGGCGTGCGGCCCACGGCCGCCGGACTGCTGCTCACCGAGTACGCGGACGCCATCGGGCGGCAGGTCGCCGAGGCCGAGACGGCGCTCGCCGACCTGCTCGCCGGGCGGACGGGGCGGCTCGCGGTGCGGTACTTCGCCACCGCCGGGGCCGGGCTGGTGGCGCCGGCCGTGGCGCGGCTGCGCGCGGCACATCCCGGCGTCCGGATCGATCTGAAGCTGACGGTGGACTCCGTCGACCCGGTGGCGGAGGTGCGGGAGGGGCGCGCCGACCTGGCGTTGCTGGTGTGGGGCGAGGGGCGGCAGCAGAGCGGCGTACGGCTGACGCATCTGCTCGACGATCCCTACCTCGCCGTCCTGCCGCGCGGTCACCGGCTGGCCGGACGGCGGAGCGTGCGGCTGGCGGAGCTGGCCGAGGAGGGGTTCGTGGGGAGCGAGTGGCCGGGCCCCTGTCTCGACGCCCAGCTCGACGCGTGCGCGGCGGCCGGGTTCCGGCCCCGGTTCGCGGTGCAGAGCGAGGACTACGTGACCGCTCAGGGGTTCGTGGCCGCCGGGCTGGGCGTGAGTCTGGTGCCCCGGCTCGGGCTGGGGAGCCGGCATCCCGGGGTCGTCGTACGGGAGGTGCGCGATCCCGTGCCGCTGCGGACCATCCAGGCGGTGGTCAGGGAGACGGCGCCGACTCAGCCGGCGCTGGACGCGTTCATCGACGCGCTCAAGGGCGCCGCAGAAGAGAAGTGACATCCTGTGCCCCGCCGGACCTGGCGGAGCCTGTCCCGCGGCGCCGAGCGGTTGTCCGCGGGCCGCGAGTGCAGGGCTCGCTGAGCGTGTGAGGCCCTGCGGCGCCGGGCGTCGGGCGAGGACATCGAACGTCGAGCCGTGGTGCCCGACGTCGTGCCGTGACGCCCGGCGTCGAGCCGTTGGGCCGCGCTTCCTGTTCCGGCGGAGGTCATACCCTGGTGGGGAGCGGAGGGCTGTTCCGGCCTCTCGCCGGCACCCGCCTGGGCAGGGCGTACGGCAGGGCTCCGTACCAGATGCGGGCCACCGTGAAGCCGAAGGCCAGGCAGAGGATGCCGCCCACCGCGTCCAGCCAGAAGTGGTTGGCCGTCGCGACGATGACCACCAGGGTCGCCGCCGGGTAGAGCAGGCCGAGGATGCGGACCCAGGGCAGCTTGGCCAGCGCGAAGACCGTCAGGCCGCACCACACGGACCAGCCGATGTGCATGGACGGCATCGCCGCGTACTGGTTGGACATGTGTTTGAGGTCGCCGGACGCCATCGAGCCCCACGTCTGGTGGACCATCACCGTGTCGACGAAGTCGCCGCCCGGCATCAGCCGCGGGGGCGCCAGGGGATACAGGTAGTAACCGACGAGGGCCACCGCCGTGGTGGCGAATAGCACCAGGCGCGCCGCCGCGTACCGGCCGGGGTGACTGCGGTAGAGCCAGACCAGGACGGTGAGCGTGACGACGAAGTGCAGGGTCGCGTAGTAGTAGTTCATGCCCACGATGAGCCAGGTCACCGAGTTCACCGCGTGGTTGACGGACTCCTCCATGGCGAGGCCGAGGCCGTGCTCCACGCGCCAGATCCAGTCCGTGTTGCGCAGCGCCTCGGAACGCTGTTCCGGAACCGCGTTGCGCACGAGCGAGTAGATCCAGTAACTCACCGCGATGAGGAGGATCTCGAACCGGAGGCGGGGGCGACGGGGGGTGCGCAGCCGGTCGAGGCGGCGCTGTCGGGGTGCGGCCGTGACGGGGTTCGGAAGGGCCTGGTCACGGCCTTCCAATGGCGTCACAGTCGATTCACCCATGGACATAAAGTCTGCCAGAAAAGACCTCTTCGACCGATCATCCCCCGGCCGGGTCCGGCCCGCACTTCCTACGGCGGGTGGACCACTTCGTCTACTGCCGGCGTACCGGCGGGAACCCGGACGTCTCCGTCCTACGGACGATTCCGGTCCCCGGGAGCCGAAGCGGTCGAACCGCGCACCACCAGCTCCGGCATGAACACGAACTCGCTGTGGGGCGCCGGAGTCCCGCCGATCTCCTCGAGGAGCGTGCGGACCGCGGCCTGTCCCATCGCGGGGACCGGCTTGCGGACGGTCGTGAGCGGCGGGTCGGTGAAGGCGATCAGGGGGGAGTCGTCGAAGCCGACCACCGACACGTCCCG
This Streptomyces sp. NBC_00377 DNA region includes the following protein-coding sequences:
- a CDS encoding DMT family transporter, with amino-acid sequence MPLASTLRMAALALFWGSGFLWIKMALTHGLTPAQITIARCALGTAVLLLLARRAGQRLPRSRTTWRHLAVAALFCNALPFALFALGERHVDSGIAGVLNATTPLWSLLIGVGLGTDRGLHPVRLTGLVLGFAGTVVIFAPWQHEGLLGRPALYLLAAAASYAVAFAYMARHLTASDSPMAMSAAQLLTATAWSTLALPAAGPLHPDVTALLAVTALGVLGTGLTFYLNYRLIADEGPTAAATVGYLLPVVSVALGAVVLDEHIGARVLAGMAVVLLGVGLTRRSRASSRARGSAGTPADGPTQRVA
- a CDS encoding DUF6959 family protein, which codes for MERIEAELFTAGGNNAVVRLPGRRFPGVLVQGDSLHILRTDVAELVEACERGDLGDARDAAGLLLAGLDTLLERYATALDEHEIPRPY
- a CDS encoding RrF2 family transcriptional regulator, whose product is MRLLRSTDLALRVLMRLAVAGDTPEATPTTRAVAAAMEVPYTHAAKVVAELQHLGLLEARRGRGGGLALTDRGRTASVGSVVRAFEGDGDVVDCEGATPCPLRSACRLRGALRRAQEAFFASLDPITVADIVAEPTGPLLLGIPGFA
- a CDS encoding bifunctional [glutamine synthetase] adenylyltransferase/[glutamine synthetase]-adenylyl-L-tyrosine phosphorylase encodes the protein MMAPGRRSSTFTRLLRHGFTDPSAAERLLDGPELSPVRNDPFLLEALGGTADPDLALHGLVRLLEAQPGLTARRELLDTLIAAKPLRDRLLGVLGASAALADHLARHPRDWEVLVTYEPRDLHPGVEEFVRELAGATDPVSLRVAYRRCLLSIAARDVCGTTDLAETAAELADLATATLRAALGLARAAAPDDAALCRLAVIAMGKCGGHELNYVSDVDVIFVGEAADGADEGKALRAATKLASHLMRICSETTVEGSIWPVDANLRPEGRNGPLVRTLSSHLAYYQRWAKTWEFQALLKARPVAGDLTLGAEYVAAVAPMVWQAAERENFVADVQKMRRRVVENIPVAEVERELKLGPGGLRDVEFAVQLLQLVHGRADASLRSGTTLDALQALAAGGYVGRADAEQLDAAYRFLRSMEHRIQLYRLRRTHLVPEAEDDLRRLGRSLGLRTDPVVELGQEWKRHAAVVRRLHEKLFYRPLLDAVAQLAPGETRLSPKAARERLVALGYADPASALRHLEALASGVSRKAAIQRTLLPVLLGWFADSADPDAGLLNFRKVSDALGKTPWYLRLLRDEGAAAENLARVLSAGRLAPDLLMRAPEAVALLGDGDGGGLEPRGRAHLEQEILAAVRRADGVVQAVTAARGVRRRELFRTSAADIVASYGTEAQPVEADQGALVDLVGAAVSDLTAATLAGTLRAVVRDGWGDSLPTRFAVIGMGRFGGHELGYGSDADVLFVHEPRDGVDEREAAQAANKVVSEMRRLLQIPSADPPLLIDADLRPEGKSGPLVRTLKSYEAYYRRWSLGWESQALLRAQVVAGDEELGRRFIELIDPLRYPAHGLGEEAVREIRRLKARMESERLPRGADPKLHTKLGPGGLSDVEWTVQLVQMRHGATDPGLRTTRTREALAAAREAGLVPEEDAAILDEAWVLATRVRNAVMLVRGRAGDTFPSDARELVAVGRYLGYGTGLVGDMLDDYRRTARRARSVVDELFYGG
- a CDS encoding phosphatase PAP2 family protein, coding for MGESTVTPLEGRDQALPNPVTAAPRQRRLDRLRTPRRPRLRFEILLIAVSYWIYSLVRNAVPEQRSEALRNTDWIWRVEHGLGLAMEESVNHAVNSVTWLIVGMNYYYATLHFVVTLTVLVWLYRSHPGRYAAARLVLFATTAVALVGYYLYPLAPPRLMPGGDFVDTVMVHQTWGSMASGDLKHMSNQYAAMPSMHIGWSVWCGLTVFALAKLPWVRILGLLYPAATLVVIVATANHFWLDAVGGILCLAFGFTVARIWYGALPYALPRRVPARGRNSPPLPTRV
- a CDS encoding LysR family transcriptional regulator; its protein translation is MIDVRRMQVLRAVVGSGSVTGAAAVLGYTPSAISQQIAALEKEAGAALLERVGRGVRPTAAGLLLTEYADAIGRQVAEAETALADLLAGRTGRLAVRYFATAGAGLVAPAVARLRAAHPGVRIDLKLTVDSVDPVAEVREGRADLALLVWGEGRQQSGVRLTHLLDDPYLAVLPRGHRLAGRRSVRLAELAEEGFVGSEWPGPCLDAQLDACAAAGFRPRFAVQSEDYVTAQGFVAAGLGVSLVPRLGLGSRHPGVVVREVRDPVPLRTIQAVVRETAPTQPALDAFIDALKGAAEEK
- a CDS encoding globin domain-containing protein, producing MLSEQSAATVRATLPAVGAAIGEITERFYAGLFAAHPDLLRDVFNRGNQAAGTQRQALAGSIAAFATRLVEHTPERPQAPGLPQDRPDAMLTRIAHKHASLGIAPEQYAVVHEHLFAAIADVLGEAVTPEVAAAWDEVYWLMANALIAIERRLYEESGETPGTWREWEIVERVPETADVVTFSLRPRDGAPVRDFRAGQYVSVRTRLPDGARQIRQYSLCGAPGSDERRISVKRVTGGPATPEGEVSNHLHAHVEAGSVLELSEPYGDLVLDEAGGTPLLLASAGIGVTPIVSMLAHLAATGHDAPVTVVHADRSPADHALRTDHEAYAAKLPDASVHLWYEREAPAHARTGLADLTDVSVAPGTRAYLCGPLPFMRAVRAQLIEKGVAPADVHYEVFGPDLWLARA
- a CDS encoding VOC family protein, producing the protein MDMTLEVILLPVSDVDRAKEFYRDKVGFHVDLDGEVMEGVRIVQLTPPGSGCSIALVDGLQVPTGTPQPGTYHGMQLCVTDAKAAYEELTGRGLDVTEPQRFSPQDGATFMYFKDPDGNGWAIQEYRRRETEPLHQVLAQLKAR
- a CDS encoding glutamine synthetase family protein, with the translated sequence MDKQQEFVLRTLEERDIRFVRLWFTDVLGFLKSVAVAPAELEQAFDEGIGFDGSAIEGFARVYESDMIAKPDPSTFQVLPWRAEAPGTARMFCDILMPDGSPSFADPRYVLKRALARASDLGFTFYTHPEIEFFLLKNKPTDGSRPTPADNSGYFDHTPQNVGMDFRRQAITMLESMGISVEFSHHEGAPGQQEIDLRYADALSTADNIMTFRLVMKQVALEQGVQATFMPKPFSEHPGSGMHTHLSLFEGDRNAFYESGAEYQLSKVGRSFIAGLLKHAAEIAAVTNQWVNSYKRIWGGSERTAGAGGEAPSYICWGHNNRSALVRVPMYKPGKTGSARIEVRSLDSGTNPYLSYAMLLAAGLKGVEEGYELPPGAEDDVWALSDAERRAMGIEPLPQNLGEALGLMERSDLVAETLGEHVFDFFLRNKKAEWEEYRSEVTAFELRKNLPVL